The Aythya fuligula isolate bAytFul2 chromosome 7, bAytFul2.pri, whole genome shotgun sequence genome has a window encoding:
- the AIFM2 gene encoding apoptosis-inducing factor 2: MGSRLSLDDSVRVVIVGGGFGGTAAASQLKAWAVPFVLVDMRDAFHHNVAALRASVESGFARKTFISYSATFGDSFRQGQVVGIDPARQQVLLSNGEELHYSHLILATGSDGPFPGKFNKVIDMESAIQAYEDMVKEIEKAERILVVGGGAAGVEMAAEIKTEHPAKEVTLIHSKIALADAELLHSVRQEVKEILLRKGVRLLLGERVSNVENLTTNQFQKDMVVRTEKGTEVAADMVVLCTGIKINSSAYASAFGEQLASNGALRVNEHLQLQGHENIYAVGDCADLREPKMAYHAGLHANVVVTNIINSLTHKPLKTYQPGSLTFLLSMGRNDGVGQVNGYYVGRLLVTIAKSRDLFVSKSWKTMGQTMPS, translated from the exons ATGGGCTCCCGGCTGTCGCTGGACGACTCCGTGCGCGTCGTCATCGTCGGCGGTGGCTTCGGGGGCACGGCGGCCGCCAGCCAGCTGAAGGCCTGGGCCGTCCCGTTCGTGCTGGTGGATATGCGGGATGCTTTCCATCACAACGTGGCTGCCCTCCGGGCCTCCGTGGAGAGCG gatTTGCCAGGAAGACCTTCATCTCCTACTCGGCCACCTTCGGCGACAGCTTCCGACAGGGCCAGGTTGTGGGCATTGACCCGGCGAGGCAGCAGGTCCTGCTCAGCAATGGCGAG GAGCTTCACTACTCCCACCTCATTCTTGCAACAGGCAGCGATGGGCCGTTCCCTGGGAAGTTCAACAAAGTCATCGACATGGAAAGCGCCATCCAGGCCTACGAAGACATGGTTAAGGAG ATCGAGAAAGCTGAGCGCATCCTGGTAGTGGGAGGGGGAGCTGCCGGCGTCGAGATGGCTGCAGAGATCAAAACAGAGCACCCGGCCAAAGAG GTCACCCTCATTCACTCCAAAATTGCACTAGCTGATGCCGAGCTGCTCCACAGCGTCCGTCAGGAGGTGAAGGAGATTCTCCTCCGGAAAGGAGTGCGCCTCCTGTTAG GTGAAAGGGTAAGCAACGTGGAAAACCTCACAACCAACCAGTTCCAGAAGGACATGGTAGTACGGACAGAAAAAGGCACCGAGGTGGCTGCCGACATGGTGGTCCTGTGCACGGGGATAAAGATCAACTCTTCAGCATATGCCTCCGCGTTCG gagagcagctggcGAGCAACGGAGCTTTGCGTGTTAACGAGCACCTCCAGCTGCAAGGACACGAGAACATCTACGCCGTCGGGGACTGCGCAGACCTGCGGGAGCCCAAGATGGCCTACCACGCCGGGCTCCACGCCAACGTGGTGGTGACAAACATCATCAACAGCCTGACACACAAGCCGCTGAAAACCTACCAGCCAG GCTCCCTAACCTTCCTGCTTTCAATGGGTAGGAACGATGGCGTAGGGCAGGTGAACGGCTACTACGTGGGACGCCTCCTGGTGACCATTGCTAAGAGCCGGGACCTGTTTGTCTCCAAGAGCTGGAAGACAATGGGACAGACAATGCCCTCTTAA
- the CHST3 gene encoding carbohydrate sulfotransferase 3: MERRSALPQDLREVLHCLKMRSKYAVLLVFVVGLVIIEKENNFISRVSDKLKQSPQALPEANDTEASPTPAENGSLASLRQLDAAFSQLRTRLHNVTLQLAGGLATAGTAPPEPRRHVLLMATTRTGSSFVGEFFNQQGNIFYLFEPLWHIERTVTFEPGGANAVGSALVYRHVLQQLFLCDLYTLESFISPAPEEHLTPFMFRRGSSRSLCEEPVCTPALKKVFEKYHCKNRRCGPLNVTLAAEACRRKQHVALKTVRIRQLEFLQPLAEDPRLDLRVIQLVRDPRAVLASRMVAFSGKYESWKKWAAEGAAPLQEDEVQRLRGNCESIRLSAELGLRRPGWLRGRYMLVRYEDVARAPLRKAEEMYRFAGIRPTPQVEEWIRANTQAPRDGSGIYSTQKNSSEQFEKWRFSIPFKLAQVVQDACAPAMRLFGYKLAGSPEELTNRSLSLLEEGPPSWVT; the protein is encoded by the exons ATGGAGAGGAGATCCGCCCTGCCCCAGGACCTCCGCGAGGTGCTGCACTGCCTGAAGATGAGGAGCAAGTACGCCGTGCTGCTGGTGTTCGTGGTGGGCCTGGTCATCATCGAGAAGGAGAACAACTTCATCTCCAG GGTGTCGGACAAGCTGAAGCAGTCCCCGCAGGCGCTGCCGGAGGCCAACGACACGGAGGCCAGCCCGACGCCGGCCGAAAACGGGTCCCTGGCCTCGCTGCGCCAGCTGGACGCCGCCTTCTCGCAGCTGAGGACGCGGCTGCACAACGTCACCCTGCAGCTGGCCGGGGGGCTGGCGACGGCGGGGACGGCACCCCCGGAGCCCCGGCGGCACGTCCTGCTGATGGCCACCACCCGCACAGGCTCCTCCTTCGTCGGGGAGTTCTTCAACCAGCAGGGCAACATCTTCTACCTCTTCGAGCCGCTGTGGCACATCGAGAGGACGGTCACCTTCGAGCCGGGCGGCGCCAACGCGGTGGGGTCGGCCCTGGTGTACCGCCacgtcctgcagcagctcttcctctgcGACCTCTACACCCTGGAGAGCTTCATCTCGCCGGCGCCCGAGGAGCACCTGACGCCCTTCATGTTCCGCCGGGGCTCCAGCCGCTCGCTGTGCGAGGAGCCCGTCTGCACGCCGGCCCTCAAGAAGGTCTTCGAGAAGTACCACTGCAAGAACCGCCGCTGCGGGCCCCTCAACGTCACGCTGGCGGCCGAGGCGTGCCGGCGCAAGCAGCACGTGGCCCTGAAGACGGTGCGCATCCGGCAGCTggagttcctgcagccgctggCGGAGGACCCGCGGCTGGACCTGCGCGTCATCCAGCTGGTGCGCGACCCCCGCGCCGTGCTGGCCTCCCGCATGGTGGCCTTCTCGGGCAAGTACGAGAGCTGGAAGAAGTGGGCGGCCGAAGGGGCGGCCCCGCTGCAGGAGGACGAGGTGCAGAGGCTGCGGGGCAACTGCGAGAGCATCCGCCTGTCGGCCGAGCTGGGGCTGCGGCGGCCGGGCTGGCTGCGGGGCCGCTACATGCTGGTGCGCTACGAGGACGTGGCGCGGGCGCCGCTGCGCAAGGCGGAGGAGATGTACCGCTTCGCCGGCATCCGCCCCacgccccaggtggaggagtGGATCCGCGCCAACACGCAGGCGCCCCGCGACGGCAGCGGCATCTACTCCACGCAGAAGAACTCCTCGGAGCAGTTCGAGAAGTGGCGCTTCAGCATCCCCTTCAAGCTGGCGCAGGTGGTGCAGGACGCCTGCGCCCCGGCCATGCGCCTCTTCGGCTACAAGCTGGCCGGCAGCCCCGAGGAGCTGACGAACCGCTCGCTCAGCCTGCTGGAGGAGGGACCCCCCTCCTGGGTCACGTAA